The stretch of DNA ACAAATACGATAGTTAAGGAAACAAGTATAGATAACTTCTTGAAAAGCATTCAAGAGATATCAGGCAATGATATTATTGACCTCTCTGGAAAGTATTACACTATAATCAACTTAGATGAGATAAACAAGATTATTGAAAAAATCAGAGAGATGGACCTAGAAAACAGTAATGAAGGTAGTATAATAAGATTGATGAGAATTATATCTCTTGAAGATGAGATAATTGAGAGTAAATTATTCCAGTCATTGAGGGTTAGAAAAGATGAGATCGTTGAGAAACTTAAAAGCGAGATAAAATCTCTTGGTAATGATTTTAGTTTGGAATTACCCAAAGATGTAGAAAAGGTGATAAGAGAATATCAGAAGGTTGGATATTACTGGCTTCATTTTCTATATAAGAACGGGTTTGGCGGTATTCTTGCAGATGATATGGGGCTTGGTAAGACACTCCAAGCCTTGACATTCATAAAGAAGATAAGCGAAACTTCAAAGACATCCCCATCGCTTGTGATATGCCCAACTTCACTCACACACAATTGGGCTAGAGAGATAGAAAAGTTCTTCCCATCACTTAAATACACAGTCATATCTGGGAAACCAAAAGACAGAGAAGAACTACTCAATAACTTTTCAGACTATGATGTAATTATAACATCTTACGCACTACTGAGGAATGACATAGACCTATACTTATCAAAGAACTTTGAAGTTGTTGTAGTTGACGAAGCACAGTATATAAAGAACAAAGAAGCAAAGATAACGAGATATGTTAAACTTCTTAAATCACAGATAAAGGTTGCTCTCACAGGAACACCAATTGAGAACTCCGTATCCGACTTATGGTCCATATTTGACTTCATAATGCCAGGAGTTTTAGGGAACTATCAGTCCTTTATAGAAAGATATTCTAAACCTGAAAACCATAGCGAACTCGCCAAGAGAATATCATACTTCATACTAAGAAGGAAAAAGGAGGATGTCCTCAAAGAACTACCAAAGAAAATAGAGCAAAATATCTTCGTTCCGCTATCACCGGCGCAGAGCGAGATATACGAGAATGTAGCCAAGGAGGTTAGATTAAGCATACTTAAGCAGGTTGGAGAAGCAGGTTTTGAAAAATCCAAAATTCATATACTCTCTGGCTTAACAAAACTAAGACAGATATGTAATCACCCATACCTAGTATCAGAAGAATATAAGGATGTCAAATCTGGTAAAATGGAACTTCTCATGGACCTACTTGATGATGCCATACAAGGAGGACATAAAGTGCTAGTGTTCTCTCAATTCGTTGAGATGCTTAAGATCATAAAAGAAGAGTTTAGAAAACTAGGTATAAGATACTCATATCTAGATGGTTCTACAAAAAATAGACAATCTGTGATAGATGAATTCAACCAAAATGATGATATAAAGGTATTCCTGATAAGTTTAAAAGCAGGTGGTTTTGGTATAAACCTAACATCAGCAGACATAGTCATCCTATACGACCCGTGGTGGAACCCAATGATTGAAAAACAAGCTATGGATAGAGCACATAGAATAGGTCAAACCAAAACTGTCAATGTTTATAAACTACTTACTGAAAATACAATTGAAGAGAAAATTCTTGCTTTACAAGAAAACAAGAGACTAATATTCTCCAATATTGTAGAAACAAGTTCTTCCACACTATCTTCAATGACTTGGGATGAAGTGAAATCACTTCTTGAAATATAACTTGAAATATAAACTAAATATCAAACGATTGTCCAAGGTATATCTCTCTCGCTTTCGGATCGTTTATAAGTGTTCCAGCATCTCCTTCTATCATAATCTCACCGTTGTGAATTATATACGCTCTATCAACAATTTTGAGTGTTTCCCTTACATTATGATCCGTTATCAAAACACCTATGTTTTTATCCTCTCTTAACATCCTGACAATATTCTGAATATCATTGATAGCTATTGGGTCAATTCCTGTAAAAGGTTCATCAAGCAGCAAAAACGATGGCTCAAGTGCAATCATTCTAGCAACCTCAAGCCTTCTCTTCTCACCACCAGATAAAGCAGATGCTATCGTTTTTCTAACCTTCGTAAGACCCATATAGTCTAGAACTTCATCAGTTCTCTTATTTAGTTCCTTACCAATGTAGCCTTTGAGTTCCAATATACACTTGACATTATCTTCAACTGACATAGACCTAAAAACAGAATGTTCTTGAGGTAAGTAGCCTATACCAAGTTGTGCTCTCTTGTAGATAGGTAAATTCGTTATGTTCTTATCATCAAAAAATACATTACCACCATCTGGCGAAACTATACCAACTATTATATAGAATGTCGTTGTCTTGCCTGAACCATTAGGTCCTAGAAAACCAACAATCTCACCCCTACTTATTTCAATAGAAATACCATTAACAACGAAACGCCTATTGTATTGCTTATAAACCTTCTCAACCCTCAATTTGCTCATCGTTGAATTATAATAACCAATTATACAAAAAGATTTCTAGTTAAGCAAGTAAAGCAACAATGTAAGTCCTAGACTTCACTACAATCCTATAAAATAAACTTACTGTTGCAACGAAAATTTATTATAATATTTTAAGGATGTAACGAGGCTGTTATGATTTACAAGTTCATCTGCATAGTAATATTATCTAGTCTGATCTTACATCTAATATCGTGTAGTACCACTGTAAATCCCGGTGCTACCAATACTAATACTAACACTATTGTTAAGTTCAAGCTGTACGTTTCAAAAACGGGCAACGATAGTAACAACGGAAGTTCAACATCTCCCTACTTCTCAATCCACAAAGCGATATCCAAAGCCTATGAGATATTATCAAGCACGAATGGGCATGTTGAGATAATGATAGAAGAGGGATTATACAAGATTGATGATGGATTAAGCACAGCCGCAACTGTATATATAACTAACAGGATGATCTCATTAGCTGGTGGATATAACTCAGACTTCAGTGAAGTAGTAGGGTATTCTATCATAGATGTTTCAAACTCAATTAAACAGGCTATTGTTGTTGAAAATGCTACTAACATCACAATAAGTGGTATCATTCTCAGAAACGGTAAGACCTATTCCTCCTCTGGTGGAGGTATGTATATCAGAAATTCAATAGGTATCACCATCACAAATGTAGAAGTTTCTTCAAATTCTGCTATAAACGCTGGTGGAATGTATGTTGAGAATGTCAAAAATAGTAAATTCTTCATAAAGGTCATTACTAACAACTCTCTAAATGTAGGTGGAGGAATCGTAATAACTAACTCTTCTGGTCTTGAACTTCAAGTTGAGATGTTTAACAATGTATCAGTTACTTATGGGGGTGCTATCGTCATAGCAAATTCCTCAAACATAACTCTTAAAGGAACGATAACCAATAACAGTTCTGCTTACGGTGGTGGAGTAGCTATTTTAGGAACTAATAGTCGTGGCAATACCATAAATGGAGATATAACTTTAAACACAGGAACTACCGGTGGTGGAGGTATCTTTATATCAAATGCTAACACAAACACTATATCCGCTAACCTTCAGGGAAACAGATCACCTAGAGGTGGTGGTGTGTACATCGCCAATCCAGTAGGACAAATAGTAATATCAGAGAGTATAATAACAAACATAGACTCAACAGGATCCCAAAGAAGTTGTATATTCATTCATAGTATTACTCCAAACATATCTCTCATAATCGACAAGTGTTTAATAGGTGGGACAACGAGTTCCACAGTATATGGGATATATGAGGATGGATCTGATATAACAGGACATATTATTACATTCAATACATTTTACGCTTCTACTATATATAGGTTTTACCGAGATCAATCTGGAACCGAAATAAACAACATCAACACACTAAACAATTCACTCAATTCAGACCATGATGCTATAACAGTAGGTAATTCATCCATCTAGCCAGAAGACTATTATTAAGATACTACTTCCTTTTGGGTGCAAAGACTGCGAACAAGATTCTACCCTCAAGTTTTGGTTCCTTTTCCACAACAGCCCAATCATTCAGATCGTTTCTTATTCTCTCAAGGAGTTCGTATCCCTTGTCTTTAAAAGCAATTTGTCTCCCTTTAAAAACAATCGTTACCTTGACCTTATTACCTTCCTTCAGTATTTCTATCATATGCTCTTTTCTATACGAGTAGTCATAATCACTTATATTAAAACCTAGTTTAAACTCTTTTACTTCAATCTCCTTTTGTTTTTTCTTGGCTTCCTTCTCTTTTTTCTCAAGTTGATATTTGTATTTACCGAAATCCATTATTCTACAAACTGGTGGTTTAGCATCAGGGCTAACCTCAACTAAATCAAGCCCCTTTTCATTAGCAATCCTCAAAGCCTCACTCGTAGGGACTATCCCTATCTGACTACCATCAACATCAATGAGCCTAACCTCAGGAATCTTTATCCTATCATTCACTCTTATACTTCTTATATCCCTCATACGACATACCTAATTTAAAAATATTTTTCTCTTTTTAGCACTTAGTTTAGTCTCCATATTTTCCTTTATTTTATTCATAAATTCCGTTATATCTATCCTCTGCAAAAGATTATATTGAGACGGTAAAGGGAAATACGGATCGGAAAAAATTTCACTGACAAAAGCATATTTCTTCCTTATATCGTTGAATATAACAAGATAGAAAATCTTTCCTGATTTCAAAGTATTCTGTATTATTGACTTGCCTTGAGGCAACGGAAGATAATCATAGTATTCATTCATAAATTCATCAAATTCTACCTTGAACTTATTAAGTTTTCTAGTAATATCTCTCTCAGTGGTTTTTATCACAATCCTCCTATTTATTTCCTTGATAAGATCCGAAATCATAGAGATTAGAAATTTGAAAGGTTTTAAAACAATCTCAAATATCTTTCTCACCACCATAACCATCACTTTCAACTTTTCTGTTCTTAAGTATGTCTGAGTATATCATTGTAAATATGATAATTAAAGTTCCTATTGTTATGCAACTATCTGCGACATTGAATATGTAAAACCTCCAAACATTGCCAATTCCAAAATCCACAAAGTCAGTTACATAAGAAAATATAATTCTATCAATCAAATTCCCAAAAGCACCACCCCATATAAGCCCAAAACTCACTTTAGCAAGTGGCATTAAAGATATTTCTAACTCCTTTGATATGGAGACATAAATATAAATTAGAAAGAGTATTATGACGATTACAACAAACGGCAATATAGCATGTATCACATTAGCCTCTGAAGCATCAAACAACCCAAAACTTACACCTCTGTTATATACAAGCGTAAATCTCAACAAGTCCCCTATAATATTAACAGGCTTACCATACTCCAGAAAGGTTCTAGCTAGGTATTTCGTTATCTGGTCTACAACAACTACAACAACAATGATTGATGCTGTTATCCTGTTTGCGATAGCAAATTCAAGAACACTCTTTAGACTTAATCTTAATCTTGCTATGAGTTCTTTCATTACTTCACTAATATAAATGTTTAGTGTAAATAAATTCAAAATAATCCCAGAAAGAAGGAAA from Spirochaetota bacterium encodes:
- a CDS encoding DEAD/DEAH box helicase, with translation MITRSMILNEFGEKTYNKALKSIDNIEILDIDIISIDHTIKVYGKIRSDEEETIATKIEIDSESEDIISSECSCGSRNCEHVVILLLSLNNQDKDEILTKSKKVLSDRKLLPLEIILDFSQLRSLSVIRVRFDLADKKLARSPKNYIYEYIIDDVKSIKVTPEDDRFLRTLISENNIYTYPDEGISLSMSQFIRMIDLLKEHPRVYIHPNHEELVITDNVFIPKLSIVYEEDNNNKKLRIITEEDYSNTYIIANGNTKRVLRGNYLYTFDNPIPIETWLTILENKFKIGEKEFPKFFGKFYELLSKTSRINLSSDISINKPVIVNVSDVDIKIYLDYNESIGKVYWEPAVIYKGKETKIKDLFDVLVNHVEIDTNHFISDLKTLRQVILNKLYDIGMKEYIVSVNNLSHYINISKDEFIKKVLQGYKRWGSGFEVSNRTRALVPIEVKVIFDIDIQSEGKRNFKFNFRVVLVEPDTNTIVKETSIDNFLKSIQEISGNDIIDLSGKYYTIINLDEINKIIEKIREMDLENSNEGSIIRLMRIISLEDEIIESKLFQSLRVRKDEIVEKLKSEIKSLGNDFSLELPKDVEKVIREYQKVGYYWLHFLYKNGFGGILADDMGLGKTLQALTFIKKISETSKTSPSLVICPTSLTHNWAREIEKFFPSLKYTVISGKPKDREELLNNFSDYDVIITSYALLRNDIDLYLSKNFEVVVVDEAQYIKNKEAKITRYVKLLKSQIKVALTGTPIENSVSDLWSIFDFIMPGVLGNYQSFIERYSKPENHSELAKRISYFILRRKKEDVLKELPKKIEQNIFVPLSPAQSEIYENVAKEVRLSILKQVGEAGFEKSKIHILSGLTKLRQICNHPYLVSEEYKDVKSGKMELLMDLLDDAIQGGHKVLVFSQFVEMLKIIKEEFRKLGIRYSYLDGSTKNRQSVIDEFNQNDDIKVFLISLKAGGFGINLTSADIVILYDPWWNPMIEKQAMDRAHRIGQTKTVNVYKLLTENTIEEKILALQENKRLIFSNIVETSSSTLSSMTWDEVKSLLEI
- the lptB gene encoding LPS export ABC transporter ATP-binding protein yields the protein MSKLRVEKVYKQYNRRFVVNGISIEISRGEIVGFLGPNGSGKTTTFYIIVGIVSPDGGNVFFDDKNITNLPIYKRAQLGIGYLPQEHSVFRSMSVEDNVKCILELKGYIGKELNKRTDEVLDYMGLTKVRKTIASALSGGEKRRLEVARMIALEPSFLLLDEPFTGIDPIAINDIQNIVRMLREDKNIGVLITDHNVRETLKIVDRAYIIHNGEIMIEGDAGTLINDPKAREIYLGQSFDI
- the infC gene encoding translation initiation factor IF-3, whose translation is MRDIRSIRVNDRIKIPEVRLIDVDGSQIGIVPTSEALRIANEKGLDLVEVSPDAKPPVCRIMDFGKYKYQLEKKEKEAKKKQKEIEVKEFKLGFNISDYDYSYRKEHMIEILKEGNKVKVTIVFKGRQIAFKDKGYELLERIRNDLNDWAVVEKEPKLEGRILFAVFAPKRK
- the lspA gene encoding signal peptidase II, translating into MKELIARLRLSLKSVLEFAIANRITASIIVVVVVVDQITKYLARTFLEYGKPVNIIGDLLRFTLVYNRGVSFGLFDASEANVIHAILPFVVIVIILFLIYIYVSISKELEISLMPLAKVSFGLIWGGAFGNLIDRIIFSYVTDFVDFGIGNVWRFYIFNVADSCITIGTLIIIFTMIYSDILKNRKVESDGYGGEKDI